The following coding sequences are from one Leptolyngbya sp. NIES-3755 window:
- a CDS encoding rfaE bifunctional protein (similar to AA sequence:cyanobase_aa:PCC7424_0338) has translation MTDGIELLRANRDRLFELIDRFSKATVLVVGDLTLDEFLNGEVERVSREAPVLILRHEETQQIPGGGANAVYNFARLGANVKAVGLLGKDIQGAALVRLFEAAGISTDGIVWDVDRPTVTKTRISGHSRQSVTQQIVRIDRKSNALPALELQQQLAAYIRDQIDQVDAIVCSDYGDGTLTQPVIEAALEHSRTIVDSQKQIPRYQDAMIFTPNLPEAELAVGYSINDAESLSRAGQDLLRITHAQYILITRGEQGMTLFDRLGNQQHVPAFNRTKVFDVTGAGDTVVAALTLGLIAGATVWEAVILGNLAASIVVRRFGTTTTTAAEMKLELEKIIERSELSTASNR, from the coding sequence ATGACGGACGGAATAGAATTATTGAGAGCAAATCGCGATCGACTATTTGAATTAATCGATCGTTTCTCTAAAGCAACTGTGTTAGTCGTTGGCGATCTCACCTTAGATGAATTTCTGAATGGTGAAGTGGAACGAGTCTCGCGTGAAGCTCCAGTTCTAATTTTGCGACATGAGGAAACCCAACAGATTCCAGGCGGTGGAGCGAATGCGGTCTATAACTTTGCAAGATTGGGCGCAAACGTAAAAGCGGTTGGATTGCTTGGAAAAGATATTCAAGGAGCAGCATTAGTGCGATTGTTTGAAGCAGCGGGAATTAGTACGGATGGCATTGTTTGGGATGTCGATCGACCGACTGTAACCAAAACTCGAATCTCTGGACATTCTCGGCAGTCAGTAACCCAGCAGATTGTGAGAATCGATCGTAAATCGAATGCGCTCCCTGCATTAGAACTTCAACAACAGTTAGCAGCTTATATTCGCGATCAGATTGATCAAGTCGATGCGATCGTCTGTTCCGATTATGGGGATGGAACCTTGACGCAACCTGTAATTGAAGCTGCATTGGAGCATTCGAGAACGATCGTGGATTCTCAGAAGCAAATTCCACGCTATCAGGATGCAATGATTTTCACACCGAACTTACCTGAAGCAGAATTGGCAGTGGGATACTCGATCAATGATGCTGAATCACTATCAAGAGCAGGACAGGATTTGCTTCGGATTACTCATGCTCAGTACATCTTGATTACTCGTGGCGAACAGGGAATGACATTGTTCGATCGTCTAGGCAATCAGCAGCATGTTCCTGCATTTAATCGAACCAAAGTATTTGATGTGACGGGAGCAGGAGACACCGTTGTGGCAGCTTTGACCTTGGGACTAATTGCGGGTGCAACGGTTTGGGAAGCGGTGATTTTAGGAAATTTGGCGGCGAGTATTGTTGTGAGACGATTTGGAACGACGACAACGACAGCAGCAGAGATGAAACTGGAACTGGAGAAAATAATTGAGCGATCGGAGTTATCAACTGCTTCAAATCGTTAA
- a CDS encoding DoxX family protein (similar to AA sequence:cyanobase_aa:PCC7424_3790) has translation MATSPLVTAILKPTVTPNFWSQTAWAVLRAVLGIMMIHNGLDKFADIESFAHGYVEVIGLPFPIFFSYLAALTETTAAPLLAIGFLTRPAAFGLFGTMCVAMYHHILVAGLNLPYLELSAIYAASFLLFTVNGAGLFSTDALIANWLDAGALSAQAKQLMRLEKAYQSPSVEKQASAAK, from the coding sequence ATGGCGACCTCTCCTCTGGTAACGGCAATTCTCAAGCCGACTGTTACGCCTAACTTCTGGTCACAAACCGCTTGGGCAGTTTTACGCGCCGTTTTAGGCATCATGATGATCCACAACGGACTCGACAAATTTGCTGACATCGAAAGCTTTGCTCACGGCTATGTTGAAGTGATTGGTCTTCCATTCCCGATCTTCTTCAGCTACCTCGCTGCACTCACTGAAACCACCGCTGCACCCTTACTCGCGATCGGCTTTTTGACTCGTCCCGCTGCATTCGGACTGTTCGGTACGATGTGTGTTGCGATGTATCATCACATCCTGGTTGCTGGTTTGAATCTGCCTTATCTAGAACTATCAGCGATCTATGCAGCTTCCTTCCTTCTCTTCACGGTGAACGGAGCAGGATTGTTCTCGACCGATGCTTTGATTGCAAACTGGCTGGATGCGGGTGCATTATCGGCACAGGCGAAACAATTGATGCGATTGGAGAAAGCGTACCAATCTCCTAGCGTTGAAAAGCAGGCAAGCGCAGCAAAATAA
- a CDS encoding TROVE domain-containing protein (similar to AA sequence:cyanobase_aa:LBDG_49430), whose translation MSYKFYTKNKTPQTRPIPGREAEMIQGRSSGWMFKADIWTVLRRCLLIGTAQSTYYAGKHELTSEFIDVVQNAIAQNPARVAEEILYASDGRSINNSAPILALVLLSMGETPEAKRAFTEIFPHIVRTGSHFYEWMSYTKSMRGFGKIVREAGKAWLSREDVKGLAYQLLKYQQRQGFSHRDALRLFHVKPPTENHDRLFQWVAQGWDNLPKKIDSDVLAQIWWYEWLKRNPTQTHQAIQQGHLTHEMVAPVGNMDQRSWQLLFEEMPIGAMLRNLGSLTQLGVLNADNKKNLDRVASVLNNAEHLRKGRIHPIDVLKALKTYQSGGQIGRSQKTWKPVSRINTLLEKALELSFNVLPPTEQVFLHAIDVSGSMSYYSVDSIGLTCCEIATVMALATAKAERYCKIRGFANEFRDLKITSRDSFSDAIAKATHQNFGGTDASVAYEWATKQRFNADLFCFWTDCESWAGRTHPSQALAIYRRKVNPNAKAIYISLAPYNISLADPQDPLSWDIAGFDPGTPRLIQMLATGEIS comes from the coding sequence AAATGATCCAAGGTCGATCGAGCGGCTGGATGTTCAAAGCGGATATCTGGACTGTTCTGCGTCGCTGCTTATTGATTGGAACCGCTCAAAGTACTTACTATGCGGGAAAGCATGAATTAACGAGTGAGTTCATTGATGTCGTGCAGAATGCGATCGCACAAAATCCCGCTCGTGTCGCTGAAGAAATCCTCTATGCAAGTGATGGTCGATCGATTAACAACAGCGCTCCAATCCTCGCTTTAGTCTTGCTTTCAATGGGCGAAACTCCCGAAGCAAAACGCGCCTTTACCGAAATCTTTCCGCACATTGTTCGGACTGGAAGCCATTTCTACGAATGGATGAGCTATACGAAGTCAATGCGCGGATTTGGAAAGATAGTTCGTGAAGCAGGAAAAGCTTGGCTCTCTCGCGAAGATGTCAAAGGCTTGGCGTATCAACTGTTGAAATACCAACAGCGTCAAGGATTTTCACATCGAGATGCGTTGCGATTGTTCCATGTGAAGCCACCAACTGAAAATCACGATCGATTATTTCAATGGGTTGCTCAAGGTTGGGACAACTTACCGAAGAAAATCGATTCTGATGTTCTCGCTCAAATCTGGTGGTACGAATGGCTCAAGCGCAATCCAACTCAGACTCATCAAGCGATTCAACAAGGACATCTAACGCATGAAATGGTGGCTCCGGTTGGCAATATGGATCAGCGATCATGGCAACTTCTGTTTGAAGAAATGCCGATCGGTGCAATGCTCCGAAACTTAGGATCGTTGACTCAATTGGGTGTGTTGAATGCTGACAACAAAAAGAACTTAGATCGAGTTGCTTCTGTGTTGAACAATGCAGAACATCTGCGAAAAGGGCGAATTCACCCGATCGATGTTCTCAAAGCTCTGAAAACCTATCAATCCGGTGGACAAATCGGACGCAGCCAAAAAACTTGGAAGCCTGTTTCGCGAATCAACACCCTCTTAGAGAAAGCCTTAGAACTTTCATTCAACGTTCTACCGCCGACTGAGCAAGTGTTTTTACATGCGATCGATGTTTCCGGTTCGATGTCTTACTACAGTGTGGATTCAATTGGCTTAACTTGCTGTGAAATTGCGACGGTGATGGCATTAGCGACCGCGAAAGCAGAGAGATACTGTAAAATTCGTGGATTTGCGAATGAGTTCCGCGATTTGAAGATCACATCACGAGATAGTTTTAGTGATGCGATCGCGAAAGCAACTCATCAAAACTTTGGTGGAACGGATGCTTCTGTTGCTTACGAATGGGCAACTAAGCAGCGATTCAATGCCGATCTGTTTTGCTTCTGGACAGACTGTGAAAGCTGGGCAGGACGAACCCATCCAAGCCAAGCTCTAGCAATCTATCGCCGTAAGGTGAATCCGAATGCAAAAGCAATCTACATCTCGCTTGCACCCTACAATATCTCGCTAGCTGATCCTCAAGATCCGCTTTCTTGGGATATTGCTGGATTCGATCCAGGTACGCCACGATTGATTCAGATGTTGGCAACCGGTGAGATTAGTTGA